The Mytilus trossulus isolate FHL-02 chromosome 13, PNRI_Mtr1.1.1.hap1, whole genome shotgun sequence genome has a segment encoding these proteins:
- the LOC134694683 gene encoding multifunctional-autoprocessing repeats-in-toxin-like codes for MGVKIYIWAEGGGNVGHGSMTLSDGTHISWWPKEDKAKSANQRWKSVEAEPATSYEQDEEWEGKPADFIYEIPSGKLDEAAVKTWWNEFKTTNNYHIAFKNCCSAVYSALKKGGADKIASFPMSPISTPANLKDYAEKLQKAIK; via the exons ATGGGCGTAAAGATATACATATGGGCGGAGGGAGGAGGGAATGTAGGTCATGGATCGATGACCTTAAGCGATGGAACTCATATCAGCTGGTGGCCAAAGGAAGACAAAGCGAAATCTGCCAACCAAAGATGG AAATCAGTGGAAGCTGAACCAGCAACTTCGTATGAACAGGACGAGGAATGGGAAGGAAAACCAGCTGATTTCATATACGAAATTCCTTCCGGAAAACTTGACGAGGCAGCTGTTAAAACCTGGTGGAATGAGttcaaaacaacaaacaactatcatattGCTTTTAAGAATTGTTGCAGTGCCGTCTACAGCGCATTGAAGAAAGGTGGAGCTGACAAGATAGCCTCGTTCCCGATGTCTCCTATTTCAACACCAGCAAACCTCAAGGACTATGCTGAGAAACTACAGAAAGCTATAAAATAA
- the LOC134694765 gene encoding uncharacterized protein LOC134694765, which produces MILSDGITRISWWPNEVKEMTANQFWGPVEAETSNSYAQDVKWEGRPADIIYEISPGKLDEAAIRTWWNEFKTTNNYHIIFRNCCSAVYNALKIGGAENIMPFPGSLISTPANLKEYSEKLQKATL; this is translated from the exons ATGATTTTGAGTGATGGTATAACCCGGATCAGCTGGTGGCCCAATGAAGTGAAAGAAATGACTGCAAACCAATTTTGG gGACCAGTGGAAGCAGAAACATCAAATTCGTACGCACAAGATGTAAAATGGGAAGGAAGACCAGCTGATATTATATACGAAATTTCTCCCGGAAAGCTTGACGAGGCAGCTATCAGAACCTGGTGGAATGAGTTCAAAACAACCAACAACTATCACATTATCTTTAGGAATTGTTGCAGTGCCGTCTACAATGCTTTGAAAATAGGTGGAGCTGAAAATATAATGCCGTTCCCAGGGTCTCTTATTTCAACACCAGCAAACTTAAAAGAATATTCTGAGAAACTACAGAAAGCTACACTATAA